ATCCTTGATTTACATTATTACTATAAGGAGAACAGTGGTCCCGGACAGAGCCGAAACTACGGTGTTGAACGGGCCCATGGCGAGTATGTAATCATCATAGACTCTGATGCCGTTGCCCCGGAAGGATTCCTTCAGGCCATCGACGATGAGTTGCAGCGCCAGCCTTCTGACGCATGGGGAGGTCCCGATGCTGCCCACGAGTCGTTCACCAACGTTCAGAAAGCCATTTCCTATGCCATGACGAGTTTCTTCACTACTGGTGGGATTCGTGGTGGTAAGAAACAACTCGACAAGTTCTATCCACGCTCTTTCAACCTTGGTATTCGCCGCGAGGCTTATCTTGCATTAGGCGGTTTCTCGAAGACTCGTTTTTCGAAGATGTCGCTCTATGGTGAGGATATCGACTTTTCCATCCGCATCTACAAGGCAGGCTATAGTTGCCGTCTGTTCCCCGAGGCGTGGGTATGGCACAAGCGCCGTACTGACTTCCATAAGTTCTGGCGACAGATTTACAACAGCGGTTATGCCCGTATCAACCTCTGGCGCATGTACCCGGAAGCATTGAAACTTGTTCACCTGCTGCCCGCAGTTTTCACCCTTGGCACATTCGCACTTATATTGGTAGCGCTGGTTGGTGTTCTGTTCAATACTCAAGCCTGTTTGGCCCTGACTCCCCTGCTGCTCTACACACTGCTTATCTTTATCGACTCGGCTATCAGGAATCGCAGTCTTTACGTAGGATTTCTTTCCATCCCTGCATCCTTTACCCAACTGATAGGCTATGGCATAGGATTCATTGAGTCGTGGTGGACCAATTGTGTGATGAAGAAGAATGGATAAACTGACCATTGCCAACTGGTCGCCCGATGACCAACCCCGTGAAAAACTTCGAGACAAAGGAGCCGATGCGTTGAGCAACGCTGAGTTGCTGGCTATCCTTGTGGGCTCAGGAACGCCTGGCGTGAGCGCTGTAGAACTGATGCAGCAGATACTGAGCAACTGCAACAACAACCTGAACACACTGGGCAAGATGAGCATACACGAACTGATGCAGTATAAAGGCGTAGGCGAAGCAAAGGCCATCACTATCCTTGCTGCCTGCGAACTGGGCAAGCGCCGTCAGATGGAAAGTCCGGAAGAACGCCCGCAACTCTCTACTGCCACACGTGTTTACAACCATATGCACCCAGTAATGCAGGATCTTGACGTTGAGGAGTTCTGGGTACTTTTTCTCAACCAGGACTTCCGACTCATCAAGAAAAACCGCATTTCCCATGGTGGTATTTCAGAAGTGAGTGTTGACATTCGCATCATCATGCGCGAGGCAGTTCTCTGCAATGCCACAATCGTGGTAGCCTGCCATAACCATCCTAGTGGAAACATCAAGCCCAGCAAGCAAGACAATGCCTTAACACAAAGTCTGATGAATGCCTGCGAAGTGATGCGACTGCATTTTATGGACCATATCATCGTGGCTGACGGACAATACTTTTCATACCATGAATCGGGCAGAATATAGAGTTGACGGTATCTATAACTATAAGCTATAGAAAGGCTATCCTTCTATAGAAAAAGACCATAACACTATCACAAAAAAAACAGTGCCTTTAGTTGAACTATATTATTTATAGCAACTAAAGGCACTGTTTTTAGTGCGATTATTTACTTTTACGCCTCGCAGAAAGCTGCGTAAATCTTATCGGCAATAGCTTTCATCTCTTCAGCAGGAAGCTGAAGTTTTTCTTTACGGAAGTCAACATCAGCTTCAGAATTCATTGGAATGAGATGAATATGAGCGTGGGGGACTTCCAATCCAAGCACAACCTGAGCTACCTTTTTGCAGGGAAAAGCCTTTTTGATAGCTACAGCTACACGCTTGGCAAACTGCTCAAACCGACCAATCTCATCGTCTTCCATATCGAAGATATAGTCAACTTCACGACGAGGGATGACCAGTGTATGAGCCTTTCCTACAGGATTGATATCAAGGAAAGCATAGAACTCATCACTCTCTGCACACTTATAACTGGGTATTTCGCCTGCGGCGATTTTACTAAAAATATCCATAGTTCTTTTTTGATAGGGGGCTATAGTTGCTATTGTGACTATAGTACTTATAGATAATTATCCTACAGTGATTTTCTCAATACGCAATTTGATGGTGCCACGAGGAATTTTCACTTCAACCTCATCGCCCACCTTATGGTTCAACAAGCCCTGTGCGATAGGAGTAGTGATAGAAATCTTGCCTTCGCGCAGGTTGGCCTCACTCTCTGATACGATAGTATAGGTCATACGAGCCTTGTTGGCCATATTGGTCATCTCTACCTTCGACAGAATCTGAACCGAATCTGTGCTCAAGCGAGAAGTATCAACAATTTTTGCTTCGGTAATAGCTTGTTTCAACTGATTGATTTTCGACTCCAAGTGAGCCTGTGCTTCCTTGGCAGCCTCATACTCACTGTTCTCGCTCAAATCACCCTTATCACGTGCCTCTGCGATTGCAGCCGATGCCTTGGGGCGTTCAACACCCTCCAAATGTTTCAACTCGGCTATGAGTTTGTCATAACCTTCTTGCGACATGTATGCCATAATTACTTATTTTTTTATATTGTTTTATGTATTCTTTTGGTTAGCAAAAAACAAAGAATCCCGACTTTTTCAGTCGGAATCCTTGTTATCGATGTGTCTTTTACCTTTTATCCGTTGGCAAAAGTACAAAGTTTTTTCGAAACAAACAAATTTTTACCGCATTAATTAATAAAGGTATATGCGGAAGTTCTTTACCGAACCAGGGGCTCCCTGCTCTGCGCGTGGCAGATATTCAAGAGCATTGACAGTCTGCTCAGAACCGAGGTCG
The sequence above is a segment of the Prevotella sp. E9-3 genome. Coding sequences within it:
- a CDS encoding HIT family protein, with product MDIFSKIAAGEIPSYKCAESDEFYAFLDINPVGKAHTLVIPRREVDYIFDMEDDEIGRFEQFAKRVAVAIKKAFPCKKVAQVVLGLEVPHAHIHLIPMNSEADVDFRKEKLQLPAEEMKAIADKIYAAFCEA
- the greA gene encoding transcription elongation factor GreA, with product MAYMSQEGYDKLIAELKHLEGVERPKASAAIAEARDKGDLSENSEYEAAKEAQAHLESKINQLKQAITEAKIVDTSRLSTDSVQILSKVEMTNMANKARMTYTIVSESEANLREGKISITTPIAQGLLNHKVGDEVEVKIPRGTIKLRIEKITVG
- a CDS encoding glycosyltransferase; translated protein: MTYSFIVPVYNRPDEVDELLQSLCTQTLKDFEVIVVEDGSKITCKDVCDKFANILDLHYYYKENSGPGQSRNYGVERAHGEYVIIIDSDAVAPEGFLQAIDDELQRQPSDAWGGPDAAHESFTNVQKAISYAMTSFFTTGGIRGGKKQLDKFYPRSFNLGIRREAYLALGGFSKTRFSKMSLYGEDIDFSIRIYKAGYSCRLFPEAWVWHKRRTDFHKFWRQIYNSGYARINLWRMYPEALKLVHLLPAVFTLGTFALILVALVGVLFNTQACLALTPLLLYTLLIFIDSAIRNRSLYVGFLSIPASFTQLIGYGIGFIESWWTNCVMKKNG
- the radC gene encoding DNA repair protein RadC, whose product is MDKLTIANWSPDDQPREKLRDKGADALSNAELLAILVGSGTPGVSAVELMQQILSNCNNNLNTLGKMSIHELMQYKGVGEAKAITILAACELGKRRQMESPEERPQLSTATRVYNHMHPVMQDLDVEEFWVLFLNQDFRLIKKNRISHGGISEVSVDIRIIMREAVLCNATIVVACHNHPSGNIKPSKQDNALTQSLMNACEVMRLHFMDHIIVADGQYFSYHESGRI